In a genomic window of Akkermansia massiliensis:
- a CDS encoding phosphoribosylanthranilate isomerase, with amino-acid sequence MKKHSFAIKVCGITRQSDLSTAMGMGAHFCGFIFHPKSPRYIAPSRAAALDSALIRRVGVFVNQNAEEIMDIMKTARLEFAQLHGAQSLDCARRIGPEKVIRVLWPDRYESLDALQKEMELWADSCAWFLLDAGSQSGGHGVSLDWNALASLKSPRPWFLAGGLSSASLNKALEQCTPNGIDLNSGVEAIPGQKSPQKLLAALKSLISYTPYHIA; translated from the coding sequence ATGAAGAAGCATTCATTCGCAATCAAGGTGTGCGGGATTACCCGCCAGAGCGATTTGTCAACCGCCATGGGGATGGGAGCCCATTTCTGCGGATTCATCTTTCATCCCAAAAGCCCGCGTTATATTGCTCCGTCACGCGCCGCGGCCCTGGACTCCGCGCTGATCCGCCGCGTGGGAGTCTTCGTGAACCAGAACGCGGAGGAAATCATGGACATCATGAAAACGGCCCGGCTGGAATTCGCCCAGCTTCACGGCGCACAATCCCTGGACTGCGCGCGCCGCATCGGTCCGGAAAAGGTGATCCGCGTACTGTGGCCGGACCGTTATGAATCCCTGGACGCCCTTCAGAAGGAAATGGAACTCTGGGCGGACAGCTGCGCCTGGTTCCTGCTGGATGCGGGCAGCCAGAGCGGCGGCCACGGCGTCTCCCTGGACTGGAACGCCCTGGCTTCCCTGAAATCCCCCCGGCCCTGGTTCCTGGCGGGCGGCCTTTCCTCCGCTTCCCTGAATAAGGCGCTGGAACAGTGCACCCCGAACGGCATTGACCTGAACTCCGGCGTGGAAGCCATCCCCGGCCAGAAAAGCCCGCAAAAGCTGCTGGCGGCCCTTAAATCACTCATCTCCTACACCCCTTACCATATCGCATGA
- a CDS encoding autotransporter outer membrane beta-barrel domain-containing protein yields the protein MKPILPLLLRRSLLASLLVPIISLSFSASAADFMVDASQYSDPDNNIYSTLEELVSSVALVAGDTVILNNDDASLTTGLTVPVNFRSADPAALCAVDLSGLGKNPLYDLGAGEYTLEMDSVIWSNGTAGVIRTADDNVSLEITGKVQFLNNHVDNSNNSAYGGAIDMEGGHATLTLGNNATFSRNYAFSSSNYSSSSSSGGAIAMSGDDTTVTLEDNATFSGNYTFSDSTSHLSNYPSTSFGGAIYMEGDHATLTLGSNATFSGNYTFSKSGTYSIASTSTSSGGAIYMRGDHAMLTLEDNATFSGNYAYSDSSSNYSSNSSNSSGGAIHMEGDHATLTLGNNVTFSGNYAYSDSSSNYSSNYSNSSGGAIHMEGDHATLTLGNNVTFSGNYASSDSYSISTSSGGAIYMQGVNSFLTIRNGAIFTNNYSSTYGGAIYLQGITTDNSSRFLAFTHDVLFSGNMTGGTFTQHNDGSFSVVNGVANAIHVDGTNHLQLAAAQEKEVRFNDPITSAAYFSSTENVTLSLNQYTDDDGISHATDGTVIFSGELYQGDNAHLVASRYSDFKGQTTLYGGSLILEHNVVFGNAGLRDDTSMTLEHGTLEITGGSVINAASFSITNGDAVLRPGTTAFINAKNVDLSRGFVFDMQKQAQETATQANTTGLSISASDSFTLGGSIGIMDTGISADYFYADNSWKQQRTFIVLTDSNQTHTDDFSGAHSLAAGSDRVDSPYAYMGSWSHQWVDADGDGFPEQLQLVWTPAEDSAIRDILPELAGTLAMNSMWSSAANALGMSRAALGNLDAQRFITGPENNYWVKGMGDFLNHASEGVRDGFDYHGGGYSVGADRRITSHAILGLGFGDLYGKMRGRSFAGDIDQQTRIGMLYGGWHKVLNRKNTLLVTGTAGYGWTDNKMNSFHTGGRSHGKWTNETLFGTFTGKWSRRVNETVAMEVMLGLEYTDVTQEAFTETGWDARRFEKGRLKNLSVPVGVGLTHRSELKDREWINSAMVSYVPDVYRRNPSAQAERLLNGYRWEAEGTSPDRNGVRVNVNSALQLNARWRMYAGYEFEGRSKATAHRFNAGVSYAY from the coding sequence ATGAAACCCATCCTTCCTTTGTTGCTGCGCCGCAGCCTCCTGGCCTCTCTGCTGGTTCCCATTATTTCCCTGTCCTTCTCCGCCTCCGCGGCGGACTTCATGGTAGACGCATCTCAATATTCCGATCCAGACAATAACATATACTCCACCCTGGAGGAACTGGTCTCCTCCGTCGCCCTAGTTGCCGGGGATACGGTGATTCTGAACAACGATGACGCCTCCCTGACTACCGGTCTAACCGTTCCTGTCAACTTCCGCTCCGCTGATCCGGCTGCACTCTGTGCCGTAGACTTATCCGGCCTGGGTAAGAATCCCTTGTACGACCTGGGAGCGGGAGAGTACACGCTGGAGATGGACTCCGTCATCTGGAGCAATGGCACCGCAGGAGTGATACGCACAGCAGATGATAACGTATCTCTGGAAATCACCGGAAAGGTTCAATTTCTCAATAACCATGTTGATAATTCAAACAATAGTGCTTACGGAGGAGCTATTGATATGGAGGGAGGCCATGCAACGCTGACCTTGGGGAACAACGCTACCTTCTCCAGGAATTATGCTTTCTCCTCCTCCAACTACTCCTCTTCCTCCTCCTCTGGCGGAGCGATTGCTATGAGTGGAGATGATACAACGGTGACTCTGGAGGACAACGCTACCTTCTCCGGGAATTATACTTTCTCCGACTCCACCTCCCACTTATCCAACTACCCCTCCACCTCCTTTGGCGGAGCAATTTACATGGAGGGAGACCATGCAACGCTGACCCTGGGGAGCAACGCTACCTTCTCCGGGAATTATACTTTCTCCAAGTCCGGCACCTACTCCATCGCCTCCACCTCCACCTCCTCTGGCGGAGCGATTTATATGCGTGGAGACCATGCAATGCTGACGCTGGAGGACAACGCTACCTTCTCCGGGAATTATGCTTACTCAGACTCCTCCTCCAACTACTCCTCCAACTCCTCCAACTCCTCTGGCGGAGCGATTCATATGGAGGGAGACCATGCAACGCTGACTCTGGGAAACAATGTTACCTTCTCCGGGAATTATGCTTACTCAGACTCCTCCTCCAACTACTCCTCCAACTACTCCAACTCCTCTGGCGGAGCGATTCATATGGAGGGAGACCATGCAACGCTGACTCTGGGAAACAATGTTACCTTCTCCGGGAATTATGCTTCCTCAGACTCCTACTCCATCTCCACCTCCTCTGGCGGAGCGATTTATATGCAGGGAGTTAACTCTTTCCTCACGATCCGTAACGGCGCCATCTTCACCAATAACTATTCCTCTACCTACGGTGGAGCCATTTACCTGCAAGGGATCACTACCGACAATTCCAGCCGCTTTCTGGCATTCACGCATGACGTGCTCTTCAGCGGCAACATGACCGGGGGGACGTTCACTCAACACAATGACGGCTCCTTCTCCGTGGTAAACGGCGTTGCCAACGCCATTCATGTAGACGGAACCAACCATCTCCAGCTGGCCGCCGCCCAAGAAAAGGAGGTTCGCTTTAATGATCCGATCACCAGTGCGGCTTATTTTAGTTCTACGGAAAACGTCACCCTCTCTCTCAACCAGTACACGGATGACGACGGCATCTCCCACGCTACGGATGGCACTGTCATCTTCAGCGGGGAACTCTACCAGGGGGACAACGCCCACCTCGTGGCCAGCCGCTACAGCGATTTCAAGGGACAAACCACCCTCTACGGCGGCTCCCTCATCCTGGAACACAATGTCGTCTTCGGCAATGCCGGCCTGCGGGACGATACCTCCATGACTCTGGAACACGGCACTCTGGAAATCACCGGGGGCAGCGTCATCAATGCCGCCTCCTTCTCCATCACGAATGGGGACGCCGTCCTGCGCCCCGGAACCACCGCCTTCATCAATGCCAAAAACGTGGATCTTTCCCGCGGCTTCGTCTTTGACATGCAAAAGCAGGCTCAGGAAACCGCCACGCAGGCAAACACCACCGGCCTCTCCATCTCCGCCTCTGATTCCTTCACCCTGGGCGGCTCTATAGGGATTATGGACACGGGGATATCCGCCGATTATTTCTATGCGGACAATTCCTGGAAGCAGCAGCGTACCTTCATCGTCCTGACGGACTCCAACCAGACCCACACGGATGACTTCTCCGGCGCCCATTCTCTGGCTGCCGGGTCCGACCGGGTGGACAGCCCCTATGCCTACATGGGCTCCTGGAGCCACCAGTGGGTAGATGCGGATGGTGACGGCTTCCCGGAACAACTCCAACTGGTCTGGACTCCCGCCGAGGACTCCGCCATCCGGGACATCCTTCCGGAACTGGCAGGTACCCTGGCTATGAACTCCATGTGGTCCAGCGCCGCCAACGCGCTTGGGATGTCCCGGGCCGCCCTGGGCAACCTGGATGCCCAGCGCTTCATCACCGGGCCGGAAAACAACTACTGGGTCAAGGGCATGGGGGATTTCCTCAACCACGCCTCCGAGGGAGTACGGGACGGATTTGACTACCACGGCGGCGGCTATTCCGTGGGAGCGGACAGGAGAATCACTTCCCACGCTATCCTGGGCCTGGGCTTCGGAGACCTGTACGGCAAGATGCGCGGGCGCAGCTTTGCGGGAGATATTGACCAGCAGACGCGCATCGGCATGCTCTACGGCGGCTGGCACAAGGTTCTCAACAGGAAGAATACGTTGCTGGTGACGGGAACGGCAGGCTATGGCTGGACGGACAACAAGATGAATTCCTTCCACACGGGCGGCCGGTCCCACGGCAAGTGGACCAATGAAACCCTGTTTGGAACATTCACCGGGAAGTGGAGCCGCCGGGTAAACGAGACCGTTGCAATGGAGGTCATGCTGGGGCTGGAGTATACGGACGTGACGCAGGAGGCGTTTACGGAAACGGGCTGGGACGCGAGGCGCTTTGAAAAGGGGCGCCTGAAGAACCTGAGCGTACCGGTGGGAGTGGGCTTGACGCACCGCAGTGAGCTGAAAGACCGGGAATGGATCAACAGCGCGATGGTGAGCTACGTGCCGGACGTGTACCGCAGGAACCCAAGTGCGCAGGCGGAGCGGCTGCTCAACGGGTACCGCTGGGAAGCGGAAGGAACGTCTCCTGACCGGAACGGGGTGAGAGTGAACGTGAACAGCGCCCTGCAGTTGAACGCGCGCTGGAGGATGTATGCAGGGTACGAGTTTGAGGGAAGGAGCAAGGCCACGGCGCACCGGTTTAACGCCGGCGTCAGTTATGCCTATTGA
- a CDS encoding indole-3-glycerol phosphate synthase TrpC yields the protein MLLDRFREAKAEEIALLTDMASRRELPRPWKGRRPDFLKAIAEPPAGQPVAVIAEFKQSSPSRGVIATGLKPEEVAEQYAAAGASCISVLTEERYFGGRIGYLERMSRAGLPLLRKDFIFHQLQVMETASTPASALLLIVRLTPDARTLRILREQAEAYGMHAVVEVFDESDLAIARESGARIIQVNARDLDTLETDRAACLDMGKLRREGEVWIAASAMSAGAHLREAAEAGFQAVLMGTALMDGGKPGEKLAAILEETT from the coding sequence ATGCTGCTTGACCGGTTCAGGGAAGCCAAGGCGGAGGAAATAGCCCTGCTCACGGACATGGCCTCCCGCCGGGAGCTGCCCCGTCCCTGGAAGGGGCGCAGGCCGGACTTCCTGAAAGCCATTGCGGAGCCGCCCGCCGGGCAGCCCGTGGCCGTGATTGCGGAGTTCAAGCAGTCCTCCCCGTCGCGCGGCGTCATCGCCACCGGGCTGAAACCGGAGGAAGTGGCGGAACAGTATGCCGCGGCGGGCGCTTCCTGCATCTCCGTGCTGACGGAGGAGCGGTATTTCGGCGGCCGCATCGGGTATCTGGAGCGCATGAGCCGCGCCGGGCTTCCGCTGCTGCGCAAGGATTTCATTTTCCACCAGCTCCAGGTGATGGAGACGGCGTCCACGCCGGCCTCCGCCCTGCTGCTCATCGTGCGCCTGACGCCGGACGCGCGGACGCTCCGCATCCTGAGGGAACAGGCGGAAGCCTACGGCATGCACGCCGTGGTGGAGGTTTTTGACGAGTCGGACCTGGCAATTGCCCGGGAATCCGGCGCTCGCATCATCCAGGTGAATGCCCGTGACCTGGATACGCTTGAAACGGACAGGGCTGCCTGCCTGGACATGGGGAAACTCCGCCGTGAGGGGGAGGTGTGGATCGCCGCCAGCGCCATGAGCGCCGGGGCTCATCTCAGGGAAGCCGCGGAAGCGGGCTTCCAGGCCGTACTGATGGGGACTGCCCTGATGGACGGCGGAAAGCCGGGTGAAAAACTGGCTGCAATTTTAGAAGAAACAACATGA
- the trpB gene encoding tryptophan synthase subunit beta — protein sequence MNKEGYFGNFGGRFVPEALRPPLMELEEAMATIMPSREYRDALQDLLVNYAGRETPLTFCPHLSEKLGFRLWLKREDLLHTGAHKINNALGQALLAKMMGKTHLIAETGAGQHGVATATAAARLKMDCTIFMGAEDVERQSMNVMRMKLLGARVFPIENGSRTLKDAINEALRYWISHQEDTLYCFGTAAGPHPFPTLVRQLQSVIGTEARAQMLERAGRLPDVVVACVGGGSNAIGMLHPFVEDEGVRLVGVEAGGTGEPGCYNSAPINLGSPGVLHGHVTMLLQDQDGQIQPSHSISAGLDYPGVGPEHSHLAEIGRVHYGVICDASALNAFQTLTQEEGIIPALESSHAVAWVLDHADELPAGGDVLVNLSGRGDKDLGIVKKYLNL from the coding sequence ATGAACAAAGAAGGATATTTCGGCAACTTCGGCGGCCGCTTCGTACCGGAAGCGCTGCGCCCCCCGCTCATGGAGCTGGAGGAAGCCATGGCCACCATCATGCCGTCCCGCGAGTACCGGGACGCGCTCCAGGACCTGCTGGTCAACTACGCGGGTCGTGAAACGCCCCTCACGTTCTGCCCCCATCTCTCGGAAAAGCTGGGCTTCCGCCTGTGGCTGAAGCGGGAGGACCTGCTGCACACCGGAGCCCACAAGATCAACAACGCCCTCGGGCAGGCCCTTCTTGCCAAGATGATGGGGAAAACGCACCTCATTGCGGAAACCGGGGCGGGGCAGCACGGCGTGGCTACGGCCACGGCGGCGGCCCGGCTCAAGATGGACTGCACCATCTTCATGGGGGCGGAGGACGTGGAGCGCCAGTCCATGAACGTGATGCGCATGAAGCTGCTGGGCGCCCGCGTGTTTCCGATTGAAAACGGTTCCCGCACCCTGAAGGACGCCATTAACGAGGCCCTGCGCTACTGGATTTCCCATCAGGAGGACACCCTGTACTGCTTCGGCACGGCGGCGGGGCCCCACCCGTTCCCCACGCTGGTCAGGCAGCTCCAGTCCGTCATCGGCACGGAGGCCCGGGCCCAGATGCTGGAACGCGCCGGAAGGCTTCCGGACGTGGTAGTGGCGTGCGTGGGCGGCGGTTCCAACGCCATCGGCATGCTCCACCCCTTTGTGGAAGATGAAGGCGTTCGCCTGGTGGGCGTGGAGGCCGGAGGCACCGGGGAGCCCGGATGCTACAACTCCGCACCCATCAACCTGGGCAGCCCCGGCGTGCTGCACGGCCACGTGACCATGCTTTTACAGGATCAAGACGGGCAGATACAGCCGTCCCACTCCATCTCCGCCGGGCTGGACTACCCCGGCGTGGGGCCAGAGCACTCCCACCTGGCGGAAATCGGCCGGGTGCATTACGGCGTCATCTGTGACGCCTCCGCGCTGAACGCCTTCCAGACCCTGACGCAGGAGGAAGGCATTATCCCCGCTCTGGAATCCTCCCATGCCGTCGCGTGGGTGCTGGACCATGCGGACGAGCTGCCCGCGGGGGGTGACGTGCTGGTGAACCTCTCCGGCCGCGGAGACAAGGACCTGGGAATCGTTAAAAAATATCTGAACCTTTAA
- the trpA gene encoding tryptophan synthase subunit alpha, which produces MQKSPLQEAVERAHALGRRAVIPFITAGFPDKESFWTHLERIDGAGADIIEIGVPFSDPVADGPLIEQASRDALARGVSLKWILDGLKARKGRFFAKLALMGYVNPFYQYGLERLALDAAEAGVSGFIVPDMPLEESGIFRDAFDPHGLTLVTLVAPNTSVERMREYKPHTSGFVYVVSVLGTTGGKVDLTQSVTETMRRARAVFDVPLALGFGLQTPDQLDALPEDARPDAAVLGSALLRHIAEGKDAAEFLGKWTGK; this is translated from the coding sequence ATGCAGAAATCACCGTTGCAGGAAGCCGTGGAGCGCGCCCATGCCCTCGGCAGGCGCGCCGTCATCCCCTTCATCACCGCCGGATTTCCTGACAAGGAATCCTTCTGGACCCATCTGGAGCGGATTGACGGAGCAGGGGCGGACATCATTGAAATAGGCGTTCCCTTCTCGGACCCCGTTGCGGACGGTCCTCTCATTGAACAGGCCTCACGGGACGCGCTGGCCCGCGGCGTAAGCCTGAAATGGATTCTAGACGGTCTGAAAGCCCGCAAGGGCCGCTTTTTCGCCAAACTGGCGCTGATGGGGTATGTGAACCCCTTTTACCAGTACGGGCTGGAACGGCTTGCCCTGGATGCGGCGGAAGCCGGAGTCAGCGGCTTCATCGTTCCGGACATGCCGCTGGAAGAATCCGGCATCTTCAGGGATGCCTTTGACCCCCACGGACTGACGCTCGTCACGCTGGTGGCTCCCAACACCTCCGTGGAACGAATGCGGGAATACAAGCCCCATACCTCCGGCTTCGTTTACGTGGTTTCCGTGCTGGGGACCACGGGAGGAAAGGTGGACCTGACGCAGAGCGTCACGGAAACCATGCGCCGCGCCCGGGCCGTATTTGACGTGCCGCTGGCGCTGGGCTTCGGACTCCAGACGCCGGACCAGCTGGATGCCCTGCCGGAAGACGCCCGTCCGGACGCCGCCGTTCTCGGCAGCGCCCTGCTCAGGCACATTGCGGAAGGGAAGGATGCGGCGGAATTCCTGGGCAAATGGACCGGAAAGTAA